Proteins encoded in a region of the Lathamus discolor isolate bLatDis1 chromosome Z, bLatDis1.hap1, whole genome shotgun sequence genome:
- the GNE gene encoding bifunctional UDP-N-acetylglucosamine 2-epimerase/N-acetylmannosamine kinase — protein MEKNGNNRKLRVCVATCNRADYSKLAPIMFGIKAEPQFFELDVVVLGSHLIDDYGNTYRMIEQDDFDIHTRLHTIVRGEDEAAMVESVGLALVKLPDVLNRLKPDIMIVHGDRFDALALATSAALMNIRILHIEGGEVSGTIDDSIRHAITKLAHYHVCCTRNAEQHLIAMCEDHDRILLAGCPSYDKLLSAKNKDYMSVIRMWLGEDVKTRDYIVALQHPVTTDIKHSLKMFELTLDALISFNKRTLILFPNVDAGSKEMVRVMRKKGIEHHPNFRAVKHVPFDQFIQLVAHAGCMIGNSSCGVREVGAFGTPVINLGTRQTGRETGENVLHVRDADTQDKILHALQLQFGKQYPCSKIYGDGNAVPRILKFLKSINLKEPLQKKFCFPPVKDNISQDIDHILETQSALAVDLGGTNLRVAIVSMKGEIVKKYTQLNPKTYEDRLELILKMCVEAASEAVNVNCRILGVGISTGGRVNPREGIVLHSTKLIQEWSAVDLRTPISDALHLPVWVDNDGNCAALAERKFGHGKGIENFVTLITGTGIGGGIIHQHELIHGSSFCAAELGHIVVSLDGPECLCGSQGCIEAYASGIALQREAKKLHDEDLLLVEGMSVKKEEVVSAAHLIQAAKLGNSKADSILRTAGTALGLGVVNILHTMNPSLVILSGVLASHYVNTVKDVINQQALSSVKTVDVVVSNLADPALLGAASLVLDYTTRRIY, from the exons aTGGAGAAGAATGGAAACAACCGCAAACTTCGTGTTTGTGTTGCAACTTGCAACCGTGCAGATTATTCCAAGTTGGCTCCCATTATGTTTGGTATTAAGGCAGAACCACAGTTCTTTGAGCTCGATGTTGTGGTGCTTGGTTCCCACCTGATTGATGATTACGG tAATACCTATCGTATGATTGAACAAGATGACTTCGATATCCATACAAGACTGCACACCATTGTGAGAGGGGAGGATGAGGCAGCTATGGTGGAGTCAGTGGGGCTTGCGTTAGTGAAGTTACCAGATGTCCTGAACCGCCTGAAGCCTGACATCATGATTGTTCATGGGGATAGATTTGATGCTTTGGCCCTGGCCACATCTGCAGCCCTGATGAATATTCGCATTCTTCACATTGAAGGTGGAGAAGTCAGTGGGACTATTGATGACTCGATTAGACATGCTATAACCAAACTGGCCCACTACCACGTGTGCTGCACAAGGAATGCAGAGCAGCATTTGATAGCCATGTGTGAAGACCATGACCGCATCCTTTTAGCAGGCTGTCCCTCCTATGATAAGCTTCTGTCTGCAAAAAACAAGGACTACATGAGTGTTATACGCATGTGGCTAG GTGAAGATGTCAAAACCAGAGATTATATAGTTGCTCTGCAACATCCTGTAACCACAGATATTAAACATTCCTTAAAGATGTTTGAGCTGACACTAGATGCACTCATCTCCTTCAACAAGAGAACACTTATTCTATTCCCTAATGTGGATGCAG GAAGCAAAGAGATGGTTCGGGTGATGAGGAAGAAGGGCATTGAACATCATCCCAATTTTCGGGCAGTAAAGCATGTCCCATTTGACCAGTTCATTCAGTTGGTTGCTCATGCTGGTTGTATGATTGGTAACAGCAGTTGTGGTGTCAGAGAAGTGGGAGCATTTGGTACACCTGTCATCAACCTGGGGACACGTcagacagggagagaaacag GTGAAAATGTTCTTCATGTTCGTGATGCTGACACACAGGATAAGATTCTGcatgctctgcagctgcagtttgGTAAACAGTACCCATG CTCAAAAATATATGGAGATGGTAATGCTGTTCCAAGGATTTTGAAGTTCCTTAAATCTATCAATCTCAAAGAGCCATTGCaaaagaaattctgttttcctcctgtcAAAGATAATATCTCTCAAGATATTGACCATATCCTAGAGACACAGAGTGCTCTGGCTGTGGATCTAGGTGGAACAAATCTCCGAGTAGCAATTGTCAGTATGAAG gGTGAAATAGTTAAGAAGTATACTCAGCTTAACCCTAAAACTTATGAAGACAGACTGGAATTGATTCTAAAGATGTGTGTGGAGGCTGCATCAGAGGCAGTAAATGTGAACTGCAGAATTTTGGGAGTAG GTATTTCCACAGGTGGACGGGTAAACCCCCGAGAAGGAATTGTGCTCCATTCTACAAAACTCATTCAGGAATGGAGCGCTGTGGACCTCAGAACTCCAATATCTGATGCTCTGCACCTGCCAGTCTGGGTGGACAATGATGGAAACTGTGCGGCTCTAGCAGAAAGGAAATTTGGTCAtggaaaaggaatagaaaattTTGTAACACTCATTACTGGTACAG GAATTGGAGGTGGAATCATTCATCAACACGAATTGATCCATGGCAgttctttctgtgctgctgagcttgGGCATATTGTTGTATCTTTAGATGGACCAGAGTGCCTGTGTGGTAGCCAAGGATGTATAGAAGCATATGCCTCTGGAATAGCATTACAGAGAGAAGCTAAGAAACTGCATGATG AGGATCTGCTTTTAGTAGAAGGAatgtcagtgaagaaggaggaggTTGTTAGCGCTGCACATCTCATCCAAGCAGCTAAACTGGGGAACTCAAAAGCAGACAGCATTCTCAGAACAG cTGGGACAGCATTAGGCCTTGGAGTTGTGAACATTCTGCACACCATGAACCCATCTCTTGTGATCCTTTCTGGAGTTCTAGCTAGCCACTATGTTAATACTGTCAAAGACGTGATAAATCAACAGGCTCTATCCTCTGTTAAAACTGTGGATGTGGTGGTCTCAAATCTAGCAGATCCTGCTCTTCTTGGAGCTGCTAGCCTGGTACTGGATTATACTACACGTAGAATATACTAG